One Pseudobacteroides sp. genomic window, AGATATCCTAAGCGACATTGATATCTCTGAAATGATACGTTTCCACAAGGAAAAGGGAGCCCTTGCAACCATTGCGGTAACGCAGGTTGACAATCCTTCAGCCTATGGAGTGATTGAGCATGATAAAAACGGATTCGTTACTGCCTTCAAGGAAAAGCCCCAGCCCCATGAAAGCAGCTCCAACCTGATCAATGCAGGTGTGTATATATTTGAACCGCAGCTTTTGGACGAAATTCCTTCTGGAAGGGCAGTGTCCATTGAAAGGGAAACATATCCGCTGCTCCTTCAAAAAGGATTTAAGATAGCAGTTTATAACCGGTGCTCCTATTGGCTTGACCTGGGTACACCCGAAAAATACCTTAAGGCTCATAATGATATCCTTGAAGGGAATTTGCAGATTGGTAACCATGACTTTAACAAAAATCTGCAATGCATCAGCAAGACGGCGAAGATAAGCCATAACGCAAAGATAATCGGGCCAGTGTATATAGGGGATAATGTTGAAATCGGCTCCTTTGCAGTTATAGGCCCGGATACTGCCTTGTGCGATGACTCTTCAGTTGGCATGGGTGCCAAGGTTGTAGGAAGTGTGGTCTGGGATCATGTTCATGTCGGAGGCGGAGCATCGGTTGTAAACTCAGTGGTTATGTCCAATTGCAGAGTTGATCGAAATAGTGAAGAGTATAATACTGTTTTGACAGAAAACTTCAGTCATCCGATAGCAGTGTAGAAAAGACAGCTTTAGCGAAAAAATGTGGACATTCCTCAACGTAAAAGGAATACTTTCAGAGAGGTGTGTCTCTTACAACAATAAAAAGGAGGTTTGGGCATGGTTTCAAACAGAATACGGAATGTGGCATTTTTAAGTACTTACCCTTCAAGGGAATGCGGACTTGCAACCTTTACCCAGGACCTTGTAAGGGAGCTTGATAACGTTAGTCTTTTAAATAAGCCAAAGGTTATCGCCGTGAGTAATAATGATTACAGCTACAGCGACAGGGTTATCATGGAGCTTTGGCAGCATGACAGGGAAAGCTATATCAACACAGCAGAGGCTATTAACAATTCAAATATAGAGCTTCTTGTAATAGAGCATGAGTACGGCATATTTGGTGGAGAGGCAGGCGAATACATACTTGACCTGGTTGACAACCTGCAAATACCATTTGTCACCACACTTCACACAGTACTTCCCAGACCTTCTGAAAAGCAAAGGGAAATACTGGAGCTGCTTGGCGAAAAAAGTGCTAAGATTATCACTATGGCAAAAAATACAAAGCCTATCCTTGAGAAGGTTTATGGTATAGACCCGTCAAAAATAGAGGTGATACACCATGGTGTACCCTACAGGATTCTCGAGTCAAGAGATACTCTGAAAGAAAAGCAAGGTCTTTCGGGTCGTAGCGTTGTCAGCACCTTCGGACTTTTAAGTCCAGGCAAAGGGCTGGAATATGGCATAGAAGCCATTGCAAAGGTGGCTAAGGAGCATAAGGACATTGTCTACCTGATTCTTGGACAGACACACCCATGTGTAAAAAAAGAGTCGGGCGAAGAATACAGGGAAAAGCTGATGGAATTGGTAGACAGGCTAGGAATAAAGGAGCATGTATGGTTTGTAGATAAATACCTTTCAAAGGATGAAATTATACACTATCTCCAGTTGTCGGACATCTACATGACACCGTACCTTGGAAAAGATCAAGCAGTCAGCGGAACCCTGGCTTACGCTGTCGGGTATGGAAGGGTCATAGTATCCACACCTTACAGTTATGCAAAGGAAATGCTTTCAGAGGGCAGAGGACTTCTGGCAGAGTTTAACGATGCCCATTCACTGGCAAGACATATCAAGTATGTATTAAAAAATCCAGAAGCTAAAAAGGAAATGGAAAGACGGACCTTGAGTGTTGGCAGGACTATGATGTGGGGTAATGTTGCAAATCATTATACAAAGCTCTTTATAGATACTCTTGAAGAAATGAAGCTTGTGGGCAGCATGGTGGTATGATGGGAAGGCTTTATATTAGTGAAGTTTTGAAGGACGACCACATCTTCCGGCTAACCGATGATACCGGAATGCTGCAGCACTCAAAATATTCCATTCCAGACCCGAACCATGGCTATACAACTGATGACAATGCCAGAGCATTGATTATGGCACTGATGCTGTATGGCAGATATGAAAAGAAGAAATACCTTGATCTTGTTTATAGGTATGCATCCTTTATATTAAACGCACAAAATAAAGAGGGCAAATTTAAAAACTTTATGAGCTATGACAGGAAATGGCTTGAGGAGGAAGGCTCGGAGGATTGCTTTGGTAGATGTCTGTGGGCGTTGGGATTTGCGCTTTTCAATGAATATACCCCTAAAGGGGTTAAGTACGGGCTTGCACATATACTAAAAAATGCGATGCCTCATGTGACTTCTCTCAATTCACCAAGGGCAAAGGCATATTCCATCATAGGTCTTTCCCACCTTGAAGGCGAAGATGCGAGAAGGCTTGTTTTTGAAGCAGCTCAGTCCCTTTGCCGCCAGTATGAGGAGTACAGGGACGGAGATTGGAAGTGGTTTGAGAATATTGTAGCATATTGCAATAATGTTCTTCCATGGTCGCTCATATCTGCTTACAGGGCTACAGGAGAAAAGAGATTTCTTGATATAGCCGAGGAAAGCCTGGAGTTTCTTGGCGGGGTAACCTTTAAGGATGGATATTTCAAGCCTGTAGGCTGTAATGGATGGCTTTTGAAGGGAGGGCACCCGGCTGAGTTCGATGAGCAGACGGTGGAAGCCTGTGAAGGAGTTTTAACCTATCTGGAGGCTTATGAAGCAACCGGAAAAAAGAAATATTTACATAAGGCGAAAAGCTGTCATGCATGGTACGAGGGTGTCAACTCCAAGGGAATCAGCCTTGTCGACAGCGAAACGGGAGGCTGCTATGACGGACTGACCCAGCAGGGTGTAAACCTGAATATGGGAGCGGAAAGCCTTGTTTCGTATGTAATATCGTATATGAAAATATCTGAGGTTAATGTGTGAGAAAAGGAGTGAGGCAAAATGAGCAGTATAAACGAAGGAATTTTCAGACAATACGATATACGGGGTATATACAATGAAGATTTGACGGCAAAGGACGCAGAGCTTATCGGAAAAGCCTTTGGAACCTATATCAAAAGAAAAGGGGAGATAGAAGCTGTTGTAGGTAAGGATAACAGGAAATCCTCTCCCGAGCTCTTCAACAGCTTGGTAAAGGGGCTTCTGGATACAGGCATAAATGTAAAGGATATCGGAGTGGTGGTATCCCCCATATTCTACTACGCCACACACCTATATAACATAAAATCAGGCATTATGATTACGGCAAGCCATAACCCTGCAAAATATAACGGCTTCAAGGTGCAGTATGACGGCAGGACATTATATGGTGAAGAGCTACAGGATATCAAAAGGATGATTCAAGAGGATGATTTTGATAGCGGACAGGGAAAGCTGACTGTACAATCTCCTGTGAAGGACTATATAAGTATGGTAAAGGAAAAAATCAAGCTTCCGGGACGTAGGCTCAAGGTTGTGGTAGACTGCGGCAATGGTACAGCGGGGCTTTTTGCACCCAAGCTTCTTAAGGAGTTGGGCTGTGAGGCTATACCCCTTTATTGCGATTCCAACCCGGATTTCCCCAACCATTTTCCCGACCCGGTAAAGCCGGAAAACCTAAAGGATTTAATAAAGGCTGTCAAGGCCAACAAGGCAGATCTTGGGGTAGGCTTTGACGGGGATGGAGACCGGCTTGGGGTTGTTGACAACCAGGGTAACATCATATGGGGAGACATGCTGATGATCCTTTTCTGGAGGGAGATACTGCCCAAGCACCCAGGCACTCCTGCCATTGTTGAGGTGAAGTGCTCCGAAACACTGGTGGACGAGGTAAAAAGACTCGGAGGGCAGCCTATATTCTACAAGACCGGCCATTCTCTCATAAAGGCAAAAATGAAGGAAATTAATGCAGTATTTACCGGAGAAATGTCCGGACATATGTTCTTTGCGGATGAGTATTTCGGGTATGATGATGCATTCTATGCATGTGCAAGGCTATTAAGAATCCTGTCTGGAAGCAGCAAGTCCTTAAGCGAGCTTTTGGCAGATGTGCCTAAAACCTATGCAACCCCTGAAATCAGGGTTGAGTGCACAGAGGAAGAAAAGCTCTTTTATGTGGGCAAGGCAAAAACATATTTTAAGGCTTCAGGCAATAACATCATTGATATAGATGGAGTTCGTGTACAGTTTGGTGACGGCTGGGGGTTGGTCAGAGCGTCAAATACAGGTCCTGAGCTTATCGTGCGGTGCGAGGCCAGAACTCCCGAGCGTCTTGAGCAGATAAAAAAGGAAATATCCGATTCAATCTGCCCGTTGAAGGTGGCTTAAAAGCATCAAGCTTTTAACAATATACTAAATTTAAATAAAAAGCATACGAAAGGAGTCGGTTGATTTATGAACATTAAACCGCTGGGTACCAGGGTACTCTTGAAGGAAATTGAAAGTGAAGAAACAACAAAAAGCGGAATTGTGCTTCCGTCCAACGCCAAGGAAAAGCCCTATATGGCTGAGGTGGTTGAAATCGGTCCGGGTGAGGTGAAGGATGGAAAGGAAATTAAAATGGTTGTGAAAAAAGGTGACCGGGTTCTTTACAGCAAATATGCCGGAACAGAGGTCAAGCTGGATAACGAAAAATATCTTTTAGCGAAGCAGGATGATATCCTGGCAGTAATCGAGTAAGGAGGTTGATTTATAATGGCTGCAAAAATAATTGCATTTGATGAAAAGGCGAGAAGATCCATTGAAGCAGGTGTAAACAAGCTTGCAGACGCCGTCAAGGTTACCTTGGGACCCAAAGGAAGAAATGTGGTGCTGGAGAAAAAATACGGTTCTCCTACCATTACCAACGATGGTGTTACCATAGCAAAGGAAATTGAGCTGGAAGACCCTTATGAGAATATGGGGGCGCAGCTTGTAAAGGAGGTTGCCAGCAAAACAAATGATATTGCCGGTGACGGAACAACCACAGCTACACTTCTTGCACAGGCTATTGTGAGGGAGGGGCTTAAAAATGTTGCCTCCGGGGCTAATCCCATTATATTGAAAAAGGGAATGGAAAAGGCAGTTGAAAAAGCGGTTGAAAGCATAAAAAAGAACAGCCAGAAGCTGAAGGGCAAGGATGACATGGCTTTTGTAGCCACCATCTCATCAGGGGATGAAAAAATTGGCCAGCTTATTGCAGATGCAATGGAAAAGGTAACAGCAGAGGGAGTTATCACCATTGAAGAGAACAAGGCATCTGACACCATTATTGAAGTTGTCGAGGGAATGCAGTTTGACAAAGGTTATGTATCTCCCTATATGGTTACAGACAATGAAAAAATGGAGGCTTTACTGGAAGACCCATACATCCTCATTACCGACAAAAAGATAAACAATGTTCAGGATTTGCTTCCTGCCCTTGAGCTGGTAGTAAAAAACGGCGGCAAAATGCTCCTGATCGCAGAGGACGTGGAAGGGGATGCACTGGCAACCCTTGTGGTCAACAAGCTTCGTGGCACATTCACCTGTGTGGCTGTGAAAGCACCGGGCTTTGGTGACAGAAGGAAGGAAATGCTTCGGGATATTGCTATCCTTACAGGCGGTGAAGTCATATCAGAAGAGGTTGGCATGAACATAAAGGAAATCAAGCTAGAATGGTTTGGTAAGGCGAAATCTGTCAAGGTGCAAAAGGAAAACACCATTATTGTAAATGGTGCAGGAAATTCCAAGGCCATCCGTGACAGGGTGGAATCCATCAAGAAGCAGATCGAGCTTACCACCTCAAGCTACGACAAGGAAAAGCTCAACGAAAGACTGGCTAAGCTTGCGGGAGGTGTAGCTGTCATCAGAGTGGGAGCAGCTACCGAAACAGAAATGAAGGAAAAGAAATACAGGGTGGAGGATGCCTTGAATGCAACCAGGGCTGCTGTGGAGGAAGGTATTGTTCCAGGCGGCGGTACAGCATATATCAATACACTTCCAGACATCAAAGAGCTGGTTAACACTCTCCATGGGGATGAGAAGACTGGAGCGTCCATCATACTCAGGGCTCTTGAAGAGCCTCTCCGCCAGATTGCAATAAATGCCGGGATTGATGGCTCAGTTATTGTTGAAAAAGTGAAGAACAACGATAAAGGAATAGGCTTTGATGCGGCTAAGGAAGAGTATGTGGATATGTTCAAGGCCGGTATTGTAGACCCTGTCAAGGTTACAAGGTCTGCGCTACAGAATGCGGCTTCGGTGGCAGCTATGATTCTGACTACCGAAAGTGCTGTAGCTGAAAAGCCTGAGAAGAAGAAAGCACCTTCTATGCCTGCTGGTGATATGGATTATTAAGACTTATAGTGGGATAGGAAATATACGCCAGCCACTGGAGGTACTGGAGGTACTGGTGGCTGGCTTTCCTCCCATGAAGGTGGAGCGGAAGGAGGAAGATATATGTGGGGCGGCTTCTATGATACTGTCATCTACTTTATGCTGTATGCGTTTGTTGGCTGGGTTGTTGAGGTTGCCTATGCTGCTTACAAGGAAAAACGGTTTGTAAACAGGGGTTTTCTGGCCGGACCCATATGTCCCATCTATGGATTTGGAGCTCTATTGATTTTGGGGCTTGATAGGTTTATCAAGTCCGGGTCAATGCCTTTTTACATGAGTATAGCTTCAGCAGTAGTTATTACAACCTTTCTGGAGTATGTAACAGGATACGTTATGGAAAAGCTCCTGGATATCAAGGCTTGGGATTACAGTGGAGAGGTATTGAACCTGCATGGCCGGATTTGCCTTAAGTTTTCCTTGTTCTGGGGAATTCTTGCATATGTGCAGTTGACAGTCCTGCAGCCTGTGCTCTCGATATATGTGAATGCAGCAGCTCAGCCAATCAAGCAGATTATTGCCGTGCTGTTGCTTGGTATGATAATAATCCATACCGCTAAAGCATTGGTCAGAATGGATACCGTAAGGCAGAGCATTGGTGACTTTAAAATATCGGCGTATTTTCACAGACAGAAGTCCTTTAAAGTGTAGCTTTAATACTTAACCCTTTATAAGATAAAATATTCCAAAAAATTAAGAAATTTTGAGATTTCAGAAGATAAACTTATAAAAATCAAACTCAGTGCAAATAAAAGTCAAAGATAGTCAAAGTCGAAAGTTGAAAAAGCAATATGAAAATTGTATAACTAATAGTGTAAGGAACGAATAAGAATAAAAATGAACTGAGATGATTGGAGGTGTTGTTTATGTTCGGATTGGTTCCATTTGAAAGAAAGGGCAGAGGTGTTCAAAGGAGAAACGGTGACTATTTTGACATTGACAGCATTTTTGAGAATTTCTTCAACGATGCGGTTCTTCCTTCCTTCTACAGAAACAGCAGCCAGATGAAAGTGGACATCAGGGAAACCGAAAGGGAATTTATTCTCGAGGCAGAGCTTGCAGGCTTTTGCAAGGAAGATGTCCATATAGATGCAACAGAAGACAGGCTTACTATCTCGGTTAAAGGAAAGGAACAGAAGGGAGAAGCTGAAAACGTATATGTAAGGAAGGAAAGAAAAGCGCTGGCAATGGAAAGAAGCTTTGCAATTTCAAATATTGCAACGGATAAGATATCCGCCAAAATGGAGAATGGAATTCTCACCGTTACACTGCCCAAGGTGGAGCAGGTACAGCAAAAAACCAGGAAAATTGATATTAAATAAAACCACAAGCTAAACTTTAATTCAATCATTATGGAGGTGTTATGTATGTCAAGCTTGATACCGTTTGAAAGGAAAAACAATGGAGTACAAAGAAAAAATGGCAGTCTGTTCGATCTCTTTGATATGGACAGGGTATTTGAAAATTTCTTCAACGACACGGTTTTTCCATCTCACTTCAATAACAGCGGACAGATGAGAGTGGACATCAGTGAAAATGACAGGGAATATATCCTTGAGGCAGAGCTGCCAGGGGTTAAAAAGGACGAAATCAACCTGGAGGTTCATGACGACAGACTGACAATCAGCGTGAAGAAGGATGAAAAGGCAGAGGAAAAGAAGGATAATTACTTAAGAAGGGAAAGAAGAACAAGCTCCATGGTCAGGTCTTTTTCCATTGAGAATATTATCAGCGACAAGATTACGGCAAAGCATGAAAATGGTATTCTCACACTGATACTCCCAAAAAAGGAAGAAACCAAACCCAAGGGAAGGAAAATCGATATTTCATAATTACTGCCCGATGTATGTTGGAAAGACTGCAAGCCCCTTTATCTTCATGATAAGGGGTTTGCAGCTATATAAAGTATACATAGGTTAAGAGAGGTGATAGGCATGAGGTTTTTCAGTAAAAGACTCCTAAAAAGAGGCTATGACAATTATGAAAAATTTATGAATTTTAACTCTGCTTACAGAAGGGATGGTAAATATGATGACCGGAGCAGGGATGGCAGAAGAGTATACAGGACTGTCGCTTTGGTGCTGGTATGCTGCATATTGACAAGTCTTATGGTGGGTGGCGGATTATATATGAAGCTTTCCAACGATATAAAAGAGCTAACCATGCTGTCAGCAAACCAGGCAAAAGCGGATACGGTTATAGGGAATAGAGCGGTAAACCTTGAGAGTGCATTGAAGCTTGCATCAGATAGCGGCTCTTCTGTTACTAATATAGCAAAGAAGGTCGGGCCTTCCATTGTTGGTATAAGAATGCTGACACAAAGCCCGCGAAGCTGGTATTTTGATGATGAAATGGCTCAATCCAAGGCTGAAGGCTCGGGGATTGTAATAACCGCAGATGGATATATAATGACTAACTACCATGTTGTTCAGTATGCTGACCCGAAGAATTCGAGAAGCAAAAATACGACACTGGAAGTATTTTTGGCTGATAAACGGCAAGCAAAGGCAAAATTTATCGGTGGCGATCCCAAAAATGACCTTGCGGTGATAAAAATCGATATGGATAATTTGACGGCGGCAGAACTCGGAGACTCAGCAACCCTTGAGGTCGGCGAGCTGGCAGTTGCAATCGGAAATCCATTAGGCCTTGAGTTCCAGGGTTCAGTAACTGCAGGTGTAATCAGTGCTCTTAACAGAACTGTGAGCGTTGATGACAAAACCTTGAACCTGATCCAGACGGATGCTGCCATAAATCCTGGCAACAGCGGCGGTGCTCTTGTCAATTCAAGAGGGCAGGTTGTTGGAATCAATACAGTGAAAATATCGGTTTCAGGTGTTGAGGGACTTGGATTTGCCATTCCCATCAACGATGCGAAGCCCATTGTCGACCAATTGATGATGTTCGGGTATGTCAAGGGCAGACCGTTTATAGGTATATCAGGAAGAGAAATTACAGATGCAATTGCACGCCAGTATGATCTTCCGGTAGGTATCTACATTCTTGAGGTTACACCTGACAGCGGTGCTGCTAAAGCAGGAATTCAAAAAGGAGATATTCTTGTTTCAATAGCAGGCAAGGATGTACGCACCATGAAAGAGGTGGACAATATCAAGAAGAACTATAAAGCGGGAGACAGTGTAGATGTTACGGTGGTCAGAAATGGCAGTAAGGTGAAGCTTTCGCTAACCTTCTCAGAAGAACGCTAATAACGGACGGCTTCACCAAAAGAAATCCTCTATTACTGCTTTTAATGCACCAGGGGATGAACAAAGCCGGATAATTAGAAAGGCATGTGATAGGAGGGAGGTATGCTTATGGATATGTATTATATAATCCTTGTATTGTCGGCATTTATATTTTCGTTGTTTGCCCAGTTCAAGGTAACAAGTATATTTAGAAAATACAGCGATATGCCCAACAACCGGTATATGACAGGAGCACAGGCCTCTAGAATGCTCCTTGATCGTCACGGTCTTTACGATGTTGGTGTGGAACCTGTCCCAGGAGAGCTGACCGACCATTACGACCCCAGGACCAAGACAGTAAGGCTGTCAGAGAGTGTATATTACAGCACGTCTCTGGCAGCCCTCGGGGTTGCCGCCCATGAAACAGGACATGCAGTCCAGCATGCAGCAGGGTATATGCCGCTGGTACTAAGGAGCAGCCTTGTGCCTGTTGCAAACATAGGCTCGGCAGTGGGACCGTATCTTGCTATGTTTGGACTGATGCTTAACATGCCGTATCTGTTACAGCTCGGGATCATTCTTTTTATTGGAGCTGTAGCCTTTTACCTCATAACGCTTCCGGTTGAGTTCAATGCCAGCAAGAGGGCTATACAAATGCTGAAGGGTGAATATGTATTGAATTATGCTGAAGTACAGCCGGTAAAGATAGTGCTGGGAGCCGCGGCAATGACATATGTTGCATCTGCCGCAGTAGCAATGGCAAACCTTATTAGGCTGGTGCTTCTGGCAGGAAGCCGGGATGAGGAGGCATAAAATATATTGATGCATACAAAATATATATGGTATGGTTCATAAACAAAACGGAAGGAGGTGTACTTCATGCAGTACAAGGATTACTACAGCATCTTAGGACTTGATAAAAATGCTTCCCAGGAGGATATAAAAAAGGCCTACAGGAAGCTTGCAAAAAAATATCACCCTGATACCAATCCCGGAAACAAGCAGGCAGAGGAAAAATTTAAGGATGTCAACGAGGCATACGAGGTCTTGAGTGACCCTGAGAAGAGAAAAAAATACGATAATTTCGGTAATGAATACAATTTCCAGAACGGCTATGATTTTGACCCGTCACAGTTCGGGTTTGGAAAGAATGTGAAGTATGAGTTCAGGACAGGCGGGGGAATGGATCACAGCGACTTCTTCAATATGTTTTTTGGAGGAGGAGGCTTTGGCTTTGACAGCTTTTTTGACCATGCAGGTGTAAATAACAGGAGCAGACGGTCTTCATATCATGGGGAAGATATTGAGGCGGAATTGGAAATCATTCCCGAGGAAGGTTTTCAAGGAGTGGAAAAAAGGATATCTATCAGGGGACAGGGTGGAACAAAAAGCCTTTCGTTTAAAATCCCCAAGGGTGTGAGAGACGGAGAAAGGGTAAGACTTCAAGGGCAAGGAGAGGCAGGCTTTAATGGAGGACAAAACGGAGATTTATTTCTTACCCTCAGGATAAAGCCCAGTGAACGCTTTACTCTTGAGGGTAACGATTTGACAATGACAGTGAATATAATGCCGTGGGATGCTGCCCTGGGCAGCGAAACAGCGGTTGATACCATAGATGGCAGGATTTTAGTAAAGATACCGGCAGGAATACAAACCGACAGCAAAATACGTGTTTCAGGAAAAGGGTATGTGGACAGAACAGGCAGAAGAGGAGATCTATACCTCAAAATACGGATTGTAAACCCAAGCCATCTGACCAACGAAATGAAGGAGCTTTATGAAAAGCTCAGGCAGGCATCAAGGGTCAGGGCTATGTAAAAGAATAGGAGGGAGTAAGCCATGAAT contains:
- a CDS encoding DnaJ C-terminal domain-containing protein, with product MQYKDYYSILGLDKNASQEDIKKAYRKLAKKYHPDTNPGNKQAEEKFKDVNEAYEVLSDPEKRKKYDNFGNEYNFQNGYDFDPSQFGFGKNVKYEFRTGGGMDHSDFFNMFFGGGGFGFDSFFDHAGVNNRSRRSSYHGEDIEAELEIIPEEGFQGVEKRISIRGQGGTKSLSFKIPKGVRDGERVRLQGQGEAGFNGGQNGDLFLTLRIKPSERFTLEGNDLTMTVNIMPWDAALGSETAVDTIDGRILVKIPAGIQTDSKIRVSGKGYVDRTGRRGDLYLKIRIVNPSHLTNEMKELYEKLRQASRVRAM